DNA from Bacillota bacterium:
GGTAAGGGTAAGTCCTCTGCTCTGTAAAGACTCTGCCAACAGCGTTATTAATCTTGTGAAACTGTTCTGTACCTGAGTTAACTGCTCACCAGTTTCACTTAGCCCGAGTCCTTCCAGGTTTAGATTCACCCCCGAGTAATGTTGTGCAGCTTCTGCGGTTATCTGTTCTACCGCATGTTTTACTGCTTCTTCGTTCTCAAGCAGCTGATTCAACATACGCTCTCTATTTACTTCGTGCACTACCATCTCAGTTCTTATGCTGTATTCTTCTGCAGTAGATAAGACAGATTCCCAACCAGAAGGTCTCTGCCAACCGGTTCTACTACGAGTAAGAAGATTTCCTTCTGCGTCTACTGCATACCAACCAAGGGCAAGTTCATTAACAACATCAGTATTACCCAATGAGTGTTCCGGATAAGCCTTGCCAAACAGGTTCGTCCAACTACTTGTGTTACTGTTGTTTTTTAGCTCTTTAGATCGCCGGAAATAGGCAGATCGTTTTGCAAGATTATTGTCAGGAGATCTCCTCCTCGTC
Protein-coding regions in this window:
- a CDS encoding glycosyl hydrolase family 18 protein, encoding TRRRSPDNNLAKRSAYFRRSKELKNNSNTSSWTNLFGKAYPEHSLGNTDVVNELALGWYAVDAEGNLLTRSRTGWQRPSGWESVLSTAEEYSIRTEMVVHEVNRERMLNQLLENEEAVKHAVEQITAEAAQHYSGVNLNLEGLGLSETGEQLTQVQNSFTRLITLLAESLQSRGLTLTLTIHAPNSVYKGYDYAALGRVADRIIIMAYDYGPRPEPNSLVIQAIEQALRHIPKEKLVLGVSIPSETPESMLTKVGIAKRYRLNGIALWRLGLLTDEMWNALRTTVRL